A window of the Isosphaera pallida ATCC 43644 genome harbors these coding sequences:
- a CDS encoding calcium-binding protein, translating to MAFSATLVGGVASFVGGPASETLVIDQQGGLLRHNRFSEGDLGFNSDFDFDSTLPGDQTLPAAPASTVSVDLGAGDDTLEIGTVTGRADLIGATINVVSAGAGIDNLVVDFSAAPAQTFTYATTGITTAAGFTLNNNAIFDGGILLIGSGNADTLTILSTFAGEEFIYNGFGGTDTVNIGSAGSAQTINAPVTLQNTLGFNNVTINNGADATGRTVGLNLVGGNVVVSGVAPANISMVEADTLDLTINLGSGADVVNVNTSVTFATTTINTGAGNDTINVAAALLGGGSINVINGGAGSDVLNVNAGGDTVEVIFTGPDSGLVTFGFFPTIEFTGIQEVNITNAAGLVVNGTPDDDEFLLRRFDATRLEFILNSAAPVRFLDSLDLIFNGLDGGDTATVDYVNGTLGIGRFTFNGGLGDDVLEVNYRNQDFSNITNVLQIFFNGGADFDTINLLSAGTSINAQTVVHNFTNANAGTIFIDGRGISYTGLDPIIDNLNAVNRQFIFNLQGDVTLGDNGVAGDNVSRISSVGLSETVDFVTPTGSLTVTLAPGFFFNDVTLNGLDSQFLATVPIEFVGAGDDIFTLADDTNIAWGTIANPEQGIVVSLQPSSDAAILTVGQGTANYGRFGQQVGIRGFRTFGGLFINGDTNASGDRDVVSVVGLSDMNAPAATGSPFNAFSQVAPMGISAVDEFFVTDSVVQVFNQGLGALIFVNLDPTTLAALYAAGGNETGPLGDLFIPTFSPNGVDIYLDGMNPADPARPGDRLQFNGPAFDLYTDPVLGPPNYAVREVNPLTLLPIMGQGQISWTRMETIGITTDVINVLGDRGGVNPAGNPAAGGVDEADIVQIDGFNPDLPQDPRPNSSRAFFVRINDLNRQLPAIQVDLNFLGFFNPQAQRRLNIRTGTLNDRISVAPFASQISTWDIDVRVNGGTGVNRLAYSGVDQIANQLVLEANAFESRRGRIFDAGTLTNTLGTLFFQNIDKVNINANPNDGDTLRIVTTGQDDVVEVRYSPSSSVGDFSALNGAVSDDIRIVGRFDVVIDDGNGLTPGPVANGFTSVTLDTGAGNDRIRFDLQGTGPNVVIQAGAGNDVIEVVGNAGNDSYDFAPGADNESGLLVIGGTDTASVAFSGINRIDINGGNGGDDTLTVRGNGASNSFWVHDNTARVDQFALIRVRDFGVGAGSAITLLGLGGNDVFAVEPSSMRVGVTDLPDANVIATVDPNSAAIPTINVNGGAPNDGDILFIDGDGVPALVDDVFSLTATSITSGFITQNNGGRTNFSNLGDVRFNPLGGVNRLNLTGFGGNDTHRVTSLGTGRAAISSSLGGLLVSGGAFNSLGLTPGAGRDSVVIEGTNAADTITGAGTSVSLNDATIDLNGTFESLTADGGAGNDTIDFSDFTLQGATLLGGAGNDSLTGTTFGDVIDGGDGDDLIIGGAGNDLLLGGVGNDTFVINAGDSGADTIVGGDGVDAAVINGTNANDTFVLGANAAIGSPGLGAQFRLAVAGASVEGDLEHVSLVGGLGNDSYIVNDLSTTNLRLVDLDGGAGTDSYQVSGTVGADDIGVARPNAAGPVLIQGLSATVRVFGPTIDETLTVLGGAGDDRIVSDAEVSRNLRVVLNGGEGNDTLGAGNSAINPLPAGTPGLVLIGGPGNDLLRGSDLNDTIFGGAGNNNPVEDGNNTIEGNGGDDSLVGGAGDDTITGGAGNDLIQGGAGTDLLDGEAGNDTLWGGLIGVTSDLTDDTLIGGPGNDQLHGTSGNNLIQGDAGNDLVRGVAGNNTIRGGGGDDTLLGGQGADVITGEEGDDLILGDADFDIATLTIVPATIGSGDFLDGGAGNDRIVGELGDDTILGGLGDDLLGEQFVPDFDAGFVTEPGNDFIRGGEGSDAIYAGAGDDRAFGDGGDDFVDGGAGNDTLWGGDGVSLFFDSDTLCGGEGNDLLFGESGDDVLFGRAGDDTLYGGAGQDYLFGGEGDDFLFGEAGNDTLVGGDGNDVISGGDGNDIAFGGAGDDTIFGNAGNDTLQGGDGNDWLIGGDTFNLVHRPRDRSIPFDGDDVLLGEDGFDNLDGGTGNNIMDAGRDNFREVVTAHIGNNIVFNRQLRIPAPTKHRPNRTRLIVDDVAALPNRGSGARVIHNSDLIAIAEPIEPDCVPGVVPPVLEVAAQRAQIRDLVRRRPTLPQLNLEDLDPRFRGAARQSNPGRRRG from the coding sequence TTGGCCTTTTCGGCGACCCTTGTCGGCGGAGTCGCCTCGTTCGTGGGCGGTCCTGCGTCCGAAACCTTGGTGATCGACCAGCAAGGCGGCTTGCTACGTCACAACCGCTTTTCAGAGGGCGACCTCGGGTTTAATAGTGACTTCGACTTCGACAGCACGTTGCCCGGAGATCAGACCTTGCCGGCGGCCCCCGCTTCGACGGTGAGTGTCGATTTGGGCGCTGGTGACGACACGCTTGAGATCGGCACCGTCACCGGCCGGGCCGACCTGATCGGAGCGACGATCAACGTTGTGTCGGCGGGCGCGGGAATCGACAATCTGGTGGTGGACTTCTCGGCGGCCCCGGCTCAGACCTTCACTTACGCCACCACTGGGATCACGACCGCCGCCGGGTTCACCCTGAACAACAACGCGATCTTCGACGGCGGTATTCTCCTGATCGGGAGTGGCAACGCCGACACGCTCACCATCCTGTCCACCTTCGCGGGCGAGGAGTTCATCTATAACGGCTTCGGTGGAACCGACACCGTCAACATCGGCAGCGCCGGCAGCGCCCAGACCATCAACGCCCCAGTGACTCTGCAAAACACGCTTGGCTTTAACAACGTCACGATCAACAACGGGGCCGACGCCACCGGACGCACGGTGGGTCTGAACCTTGTCGGTGGCAATGTGGTGGTCTCGGGCGTGGCTCCAGCCAACATCAGCATGGTCGAAGCCGACACACTCGATCTGACCATCAACCTCGGCTCGGGCGCGGATGTAGTGAATGTCAACACCTCCGTCACCTTTGCCACGACCACCATCAACACCGGGGCCGGAAACGACACGATCAACGTCGCGGCCGCTTTGTTGGGGGGCGGTTCGATCAATGTGATCAACGGCGGAGCCGGCTCGGACGTTCTAAACGTGAACGCCGGCGGCGACACGGTCGAAGTCATCTTCACCGGGCCCGACTCCGGGTTGGTGACTTTCGGATTCTTCCCGACCATCGAATTCACCGGGATCCAGGAAGTCAACATCACCAACGCGGCTGGCCTGGTGGTCAATGGCACCCCCGACGACGATGAGTTTCTGCTGCGGCGGTTCGATGCGACCCGACTCGAGTTCATTCTCAACAGCGCGGCTCCGGTGCGGTTCCTCGACAGCCTCGACCTGATCTTCAATGGTCTGGACGGCGGCGACACCGCCACGGTCGATTATGTCAATGGGACGCTTGGCATCGGAAGGTTCACCTTCAACGGCGGCCTTGGCGACGACGTTCTGGAAGTCAATTATCGCAACCAGGACTTTTCCAACATCACCAACGTTCTCCAAATCTTCTTCAATGGTGGTGCTGATTTCGATACGATCAACCTGCTGAGCGCGGGGACGAGCATCAACGCTCAAACCGTGGTTCACAACTTCACTAATGCCAACGCGGGCACGATTTTCATCGACGGTCGGGGCATTTCCTATACCGGGCTCGACCCGATCATCGACAATCTCAATGCCGTCAATCGCCAGTTCATCTTCAACCTTCAAGGGGATGTGACCCTGGGCGACAACGGGGTGGCGGGCGACAATGTGTCGCGAATTTCCTCGGTGGGCTTGAGCGAGACGGTCGATTTCGTCACGCCGACTGGATCGTTGACGGTGACTCTGGCCCCTGGGTTCTTCTTCAACGACGTGACCCTCAACGGCCTGGATAGCCAGTTTCTGGCGACGGTGCCGATCGAGTTCGTTGGCGCGGGCGACGACATTTTCACCCTAGCCGATGACACCAACATCGCCTGGGGCACCATCGCCAACCCTGAACAAGGGATCGTGGTCTCGCTCCAGCCCAGTTCTGACGCGGCGATTTTGACCGTGGGCCAAGGCACGGCCAACTATGGGCGGTTCGGCCAACAAGTCGGGATCAGAGGGTTCCGAACCTTCGGCGGCTTGTTCATCAACGGCGACACCAACGCCTCGGGCGACAGAGACGTGGTGTCGGTGGTCGGTCTTTCCGACATGAATGCTCCGGCGGCGACGGGCAGTCCATTCAACGCCTTCAGTCAGGTCGCTCCGATGGGCATCTCGGCGGTGGATGAGTTCTTTGTCACCGATTCTGTCGTGCAGGTGTTCAACCAGGGGCTAGGAGCCCTGATTTTCGTCAATCTCGATCCGACCACCCTGGCAGCGCTTTATGCTGCGGGCGGTAACGAGACCGGCCCGCTGGGCGACCTCTTCATCCCGACCTTCTCGCCCAACGGGGTGGACATCTATCTCGACGGTATGAACCCGGCCGATCCGGCTCGTCCTGGCGATCGCCTCCAATTCAACGGCCCGGCATTCGACCTGTACACCGACCCGGTGCTGGGTCCGCCCAACTACGCTGTCCGTGAAGTCAACCCACTGACGTTGCTGCCGATCATGGGTCAGGGCCAAATCTCCTGGACCCGAATGGAAACCATCGGCATCACCACCGACGTCATCAACGTGTTGGGCGACCGGGGCGGGGTCAATCCCGCAGGCAACCCGGCCGCCGGCGGCGTCGATGAAGCCGACATCGTTCAGATCGATGGTTTCAACCCCGACCTGCCTCAGGACCCGCGGCCCAATTCCTCCCGCGCCTTCTTCGTGAGGATCAACGACCTGAATCGGCAGCTGCCCGCCATTCAAGTTGACCTCAACTTCCTGGGCTTCTTCAACCCTCAAGCCCAGCGACGGCTCAACATCCGCACCGGCACATTGAACGACCGCATCAGCGTGGCTCCCTTCGCCTCCCAGATTTCCACCTGGGACATCGATGTGCGGGTCAACGGTGGCACTGGCGTCAACCGCTTGGCCTACAGCGGCGTCGATCAGATCGCCAACCAACTGGTGCTGGAGGCCAACGCCTTCGAATCGCGCCGCGGGCGGATCTTTGACGCTGGCACCCTAACCAACACCCTGGGCACTCTGTTCTTCCAGAACATCGACAAGGTCAACATCAACGCCAACCCCAACGACGGCGACACCCTGCGGATCGTCACCACCGGCCAGGACGACGTGGTGGAGGTTCGCTATTCCCCGTCCTCCTCGGTGGGCGACTTCAGCGCATTGAACGGAGCGGTCTCCGACGACATTCGGATCGTGGGCCGGTTCGACGTGGTGATTGACGACGGCAATGGCCTAACTCCGGGACCTGTCGCCAACGGTTTCACCTCGGTGACGCTCGATACTGGAGCGGGCAACGACCGGATTCGGTTCGACCTGCAAGGCACCGGTCCCAACGTCGTCATCCAGGCCGGCGCGGGCAACGACGTCATCGAAGTCGTCGGCAACGCGGGCAACGATTCCTACGACTTCGCGCCGGGGGCCGACAATGAGTCGGGTCTGCTGGTCATCGGCGGCACCGACACCGCCTCGGTCGCCTTCAGCGGGATCAACCGCATCGACATCAACGGCGGCAACGGCGGCGACGACACCCTGACCGTGCGGGGCAACGGCGCGTCCAACTCGTTCTGGGTCCACGACAACACCGCGCGGGTCGATCAATTCGCGCTGATTCGGGTGCGTGACTTCGGCGTGGGGGCCGGCTCGGCGATCACCCTGCTGGGTCTGGGCGGCAACGACGTGTTCGCTGTTGAACCCAGCAGCATGAGGGTGGGCGTCACCGATCTGCCGGACGCTAACGTCATCGCCACCGTCGATCCCAACAGCGCGGCGATCCCGACGATCAACGTCAACGGCGGCGCGCCCAACGACGGCGACATCCTGTTCATCGACGGCGACGGCGTGCCCGCCCTGGTCGATGACGTGTTCAGCCTGACGGCCACCTCGATCACCAGCGGGTTCATCACCCAGAACAACGGGGGCCGTACCAACTTCAGCAACCTGGGCGACGTGCGGTTCAACCCGCTGGGCGGCGTCAACCGGCTCAACCTGACCGGCTTCGGCGGCAACGACACTCACCGCGTGACCTCGCTGGGAACCGGTCGCGCGGCGATCTCCTCCAGCCTGGGCGGGCTTTTGGTCTCCGGCGGCGCGTTCAACTCGTTGGGACTGACCCCCGGCGCGGGTCGGGACAGCGTGGTGATCGAAGGAACCAACGCGGCCGACACGATCACCGGGGCGGGCACGTCCGTTTCGCTCAACGATGCCACCATCGACCTGAACGGCACATTCGAGAGCCTGACCGCCGACGGCGGCGCGGGCAACGACACGATCGACTTCTCCGACTTCACCCTCCAGGGTGCGACCCTGCTGGGCGGGGCGGGTAATGACAGCCTAACCGGCACGACGTTCGGCGACGTGATCGACGGCGGCGACGGTGACGACCTCATCATTGGCGGCGCAGGCAATGACTTGTTGCTCGGTGGCGTCGGCAACGACACCTTCGTGATCAACGCCGGCGACAGCGGAGCCGATACGATCGTGGGCGGCGACGGCGTGGACGCGGCCGTGATCAACGGCACCAACGCCAACGACACCTTCGTGCTGGGGGCCAACGCCGCGATCGGCTCGCCCGGCCTGGGGGCCCAGTTCCGCCTGGCTGTGGCCGGAGCCAGTGTCGAGGGCGACCTGGAACACGTCTCGCTGGTCGGCGGCCTGGGCAACGATTCTTACATCGTCAACGACCTGTCCACCACCAACCTGCGGCTGGTCGATCTGGATGGCGGGGCGGGGACCGACTCGTATCAGGTCAGCGGCACCGTGGGAGCCGACGACATCGGCGTGGCTCGGCCCAACGCGGCTGGTCCAGTGCTGATTCAGGGTCTCTCGGCCACCGTGCGGGTCTTCGGCCCGACCATCGACGAGACCCTGACCGTCCTGGGCGGCGCGGGCGACGATCGCATCGTCAGCGACGCGGAAGTGTCGCGTAACCTCCGGGTGGTGCTCAACGGCGGTGAGGGCAACGACACCCTGGGCGCGGGCAACTCGGCGATCAATCCGCTGCCGGCCGGCACGCCCGGCCTGGTGCTGATCGGTGGTCCGGGCAACGACTTGCTGCGGGGCTCTGACCTGAACGACACCATCTTCGGCGGGGCCGGCAACAACAACCCGGTTGAAGATGGCAACAACACCATCGAGGGCAACGGCGGCGACGATTCGCTGGTCGGCGGGGCCGGCGACGACACCATCACCGGCGGCGCGGGCAACGACCTGATCCAAGGCGGAGCTGGCACCGACCTGCTCGACGGCGAGGCGGGCAACGACACCCTGTGGGGCGGCCTGATCGGCGTCACCAGCGACCTGACCGACGACACCCTGATTGGTGGTCCGGGCAATGACCAGCTGCACGGGACCAGCGGCAACAACCTGATTCAAGGTGACGCGGGCAACGACCTGGTCCGCGGCGTGGCGGGCAACAACACCATCCGCGGCGGCGGCGGCGACGACACCTTATTGGGCGGCCAAGGTGCCGACGTCATCACTGGCGAAGAAGGCGACGACCTGATCCTGGGCGACGCCGACTTCGACATCGCCACCCTCACGATCGTTCCGGCGACTATCGGTTCGGGCGACTTCCTGGACGGCGGCGCGGGCAACGACCGCATCGTGGGCGAACTCGGCGACGACACCATCCTCGGCGGCCTGGGCGACGACCTACTGGGTGAACAGTTTGTGCCGGACTTCGACGCGGGCTTCGTCACCGAGCCAGGCAACGACTTCATCCGGGGCGGCGAGGGCAGCGACGCCATTTACGCCGGTGCCGGCGACGACCGCGCCTTCGGCGACGGCGGCGACGACTTCGTGGACGGTGGTGCGGGCAACGACACGCTCTGGGGCGGCGACGGGGTCAGCCTGTTCTTCGACAGCGACACCCTCTGCGGCGGTGAAGGCAACGACCTGCTCTTCGGCGAGTCGGGCGACGACGTGCTGTTTGGTCGGGCCGGTGATGATACCCTCTACGGTGGCGCGGGCCAGGATTATCTCTTCGGCGGTGAGGGGGACGACTTCCTCTTCGGCGAAGCGGGCAACGACACCCTGGTCGGCGGCGACGGCAACGACGTGATCTCCGGCGGCGACGGCAACGACATCGCCTTCGGCGGAGCCGGCGACGACACGATCTTCGGCAACGCGGGCAACGACACCCTCCAAGGTGGCGACGGCAACGACTGGCTGATCGGTGGCGACACCTTCAACTTGGTCCACCGCCCCCGCGACCGTTCGATCCCCTTCGACGGCGACGACGTGCTGCTGGGTGAGGACGGCTTCGACAACCTCGACGGCGGGACCGGCAACAACATCATGGACGCCGGGCGCGACAACTTCCGCGAGGTGGTCACCGCCCACATCGGCAACAACATCGTGTTCAACCGCCAGTTGCGGATTCCGGCCCCGACCAAGCATCGTCCCAATCGGACCCGTCTGATCGTGGACGACGTGGCCGCCCTGCCCAACCGGGGTTCGGGGGCGCGAGTGATCCACAACAGCGACCTGATCGCCATTGCCGAGCCGATCGAGCCAGACTGCGTGCCGGGCGTGGTGCCGCCGGTGCTGGAGGTGGCGGCGCAACGGGCGCAAATCCGTGACTTGGTGCGTCGTCGTCCTACCCTGCCGCAACTCAACCTGGAGGATCTCGATCCCCGGTTCCGGGGCGCGGCGCGTCAATCCAACCCGGGTCGGCGCCGTGGTTGA